aaggaaccctttttgtttatctCCTTAcgttatgtaaaaaaaaaaaaagacaacagTTTGATTCAGTCTCCTTTAtgttttgttaattttttattttaacatattagcattttttatttttcaaagtcCACGCCGTACATGTTTCATGCTCATGCGAGCTGTGCACACAcctgtacatgtatatatacatacatatatatatacacacatatatatacactcaTATACGTACTCATAGGGACTCCTACGCAACTGTGCGCATTTTCGTAAAGTTTAATCCCCCCCGGGCTTGCTCCTCCACGTATAAAGATACGCCTTCATAAATCGCCGCATCGCTTTGCCGCATCGCTTTGTCGCATCGCTTTGCCGAATCGCTTTGCCGAATCGCTTTGTCGCGCCACTCGTCACTCCACTGCCGATTCTCAGCCAAACCACAGTCATACCGGTCTGCAACGAAACCGCAGCCATCCCCCCCCCGCAAGCAAACTCCGCCAGCAACCATGTCGAACCTCGCCCACTACTTGTGCCTCCTCGTGCTCCTACTGAGCCCCCCCGTTCGAAGCCGTGGATACGTGTGCGACTTCTCCTCGTCCAAGTACAACCTGGACTTCGACGACTACTACGCAGATGTCACGTGCTACCACGAAATTGGCCAGGGAGACACCATAGGAGTGATCATCCCAAAATACATAGACGGAAGAGAAAACACCAACATATTAACCGAATGCTTTGAGGAAGTTTCACTAAACAAATCAGGAAATAATCCATTGtccatatataaaatatttaacaatGACGAAATCCAAGTGTCAGTTTCCAATTCGTTATACAACACAGAATATCTGtcatcaattttaaaaataaaaaatgtgcagaaaaataattacatccATTGTGTGTTCGAaaacagaaatgaaaaaaacaaggaaATTCACAAGGGAGTGgcaaaaattgcaataaaaaattacccagttcaaaataaaaatttaaccaaTAAACATGTCGTTGATTTGTATAACCAACTCAATTTAAGTGAAGACAATTCGAATAACAAGTACAGAGTCACGGCTGAACCAGGACATATACTCTACATACTGGGGACCAAAGTGGCCAATGGAAAAAACGTGTACTTTGACAAAAACTGCCCTATCCATTTTGAGTATATAGGAGATATATACAAACATGTATTTCCAATCATTAACGAAGAAGAGGTAGTGTACGACTGTCCCATGTATTATgatgagaaggaaaaaaaaatctccgTAGGAAATTTGATTGTCACCTTTGAAGCTAAGCCTCCAAGTATAAAATCCATCAGTAaggacattttaaaaaagcatatAAAAGAAGacattgaaaaaaagctGCATGCCATTTTAAACGGCACAGATTACACCATGGGTAATATGGACAGTGTAGATGACGACCAACATCATCGATACATGGAACAGAGCATAGAAATAAACGAGACGCAAACATCCAACCTTCAATCCGTTAACATAGACAAAGAACACTGTAATAATGATGAATGTGTAGACTTGTTTGAAAACTCAAGTTGCTCATCCCTTTGTGGAGGTGGATACAGACTCCGCGATGGCTATGATGTACGCTACGACGTCCAATCGGTCATTCCCTGTAACCATGGGGATTGTACTCATGAAGATTCGATTGAGCCCCTTGTCATCTTCGCTTGGACCTCCATTGTTTTCTTCTGCATCATGATTACCCTTTTGATCATCACCATTTACTCCCTGCTGCACATCAGTAAGCAGAAGGTGGCCGACCCCTTCTACAACTACGACTCGAACATCAGGTCCTCGGACGTGTTGTGAGCCGCTACCAGTCCGCGGTCAGGTGAGGCAAAACCACATGAGGGGAAGTGCaaccaaaaggggggtacCAACATATAGAAGGGGGACCCACCAACTGGGCACCCATCAAGCTACCAGAAAGTCGCCAATTGGGGACCAAATCGCACTCGCACGAAGCACCACTCGCACGAAGCACTACTCGCAATactgccatttttttttttttatcttaccttttttacactttgaaaaaaaaaacaatttttgtgcacatttttgtatggCTTACGTTGACGAAGCGGGTGCCCCCTCGTCTCGACCACTTTGTCTGCTTTGTTTTGCGTTGATTTGAGTTTATTCCATTTGATTCGCCtcaatttcttttccttttttttttctcactttcgTAACACTCTGAAAAACTCAACACATTTAAGAGGATGTACATATCTTATCGGTCATGTCGTTGGATGTCGTCAGTTGCGCTGGTAGAGTCCTCTTAACCGAtcaaatgcacacacaccGTATTGGGGGAGGCACTTCATGGCAAAAAGGTTTACGTGTGAATTTCGTGCGGAGGAATAGCGCCCACATTTGGCGAAGTAGGCATGTATGTTCACATTTACGTATGGACTCAGCATCCTACACGTTTCCGCTGAGATCCCAGTGCGAGGAAAGCCTTCCTTccctttgccttttctttttttttttttccgagcTTACAGCGGTAACTGGAAGGAGAGCATAAAACGGGTGCCAAGCAAAAAGCGCAGAATTCCCGCATGTCGACGCCATTCCTACAGAGCACTTTAGGGATGAAAAATTTGCGGCCaatgttttttcccttccgcCCATTTGGCACACCTGCTGGGTGATTTGCTTTACCGAAGTGTTTTAAATTTGTGAGCCATTGTGTAGTATGAtgttctgttttttttttttttttctatccctTTTGGCGCAACAATTTTCACCAGTTCTCCACACCATCTCGCATACCCATGCCACGTGACAGCTTGCGAGCAGCCCTTCCCCCTCTGGCACCTCGAAACTTAAGAACACACAAATGAGGGGAACCTACCTGTGGATATTCTACTG
This genomic stretch from Plasmodium cynomolgi strain B DNA, chromosome 14, whole genome shotgun sequence harbors:
- a CDS encoding hypothetical protein (putative) → MSNLAHYLCLLVLLLSPPVRSRGYVCDFSSSKYNLDFDDYYADVTCYHEIGQGDTIGYIGDIYKHVFPIINEEEVVYDCPMYYDEKEKKISVGNLIVTFEAKPPSIKSISKDILKKHIKEDIEKKLHAILNGTDYTMGNMDSVDDDQHHRYMEQSIEINETQTSNLQSVNIDKEHCNNDECVDLFENSSCSSLCGGGYRLRDGYDVRYDVQSVIPCNHGDCTHEDSIEPLVIFAWTSIVFFCIMITLLIITIYSLLHISKQKVADPFYNYDSNIRSSDVL